A DNA window from Agarivorans sp. TSD2052 contains the following coding sequences:
- a CDS encoding helix-turn-helix domain-containing protein, with the protein MYIPTRLKQARERRKLTKKAFADLIGISSKTVSIYESSQPQFELQDEMIQKFAIALGYPVEFFYKAISETIDPESISFRAVTKLSSRLKLATEAASVNALELSEWIDSKFKNLPKVQLPDYSHDNRNDPEVAAMELRNVWALGELSVKNMIHLLESKGVRVFSLSEDCKEVDAFSFWKGDRPFVVLNQFKTPERSRFDAAHELAHLILHKHGCQNKGREAELEADRFASAFLMPRGSVLAKVRPNANAALKDILALKKNWNVSAMAMIRRLYDLSCLTEWQYRQLTISATKEGYRSCEPEGLEQREKSLLLEKVFISLKDKGYRRVDICNELFLPLDEISNLTFNNPFFSLSLVSQNTQIGDQPYRASLSLVK; encoded by the coding sequence ATGTATATCCCCACTAGATTAAAACAAGCCCGAGAACGTCGGAAGCTAACAAAAAAAGCATTTGCTGATTTGATAGGTATTAGCTCGAAAACAGTTTCTATCTATGAAAGTAGTCAGCCTCAATTCGAGCTCCAAGACGAAATGATACAGAAGTTCGCTATAGCCTTAGGGTATCCAGTTGAGTTCTTCTATAAAGCCATTTCAGAAACAATTGACCCTGAATCAATTAGCTTCAGGGCAGTAACTAAGTTGTCTAGTCGGCTAAAGCTAGCTACGGAAGCTGCTAGTGTAAATGCCTTAGAGTTATCAGAGTGGATTGATAGTAAGTTTAAAAATTTACCTAAGGTTCAATTGCCAGACTACTCTCATGATAATCGTAATGACCCTGAAGTTGCAGCAATGGAGCTTCGCAATGTATGGGCGTTAGGTGAGCTTTCAGTTAAAAATATGATTCACTTGCTGGAGTCAAAGGGAGTTAGAGTTTTTTCATTGTCAGAAGATTGTAAAGAGGTGGATGCGTTTTCTTTTTGGAAAGGGGATAGGCCCTTTGTTGTTTTAAATCAGTTTAAAACTCCAGAAAGGAGCCGTTTTGATGCTGCGCATGAGCTTGCTCACCTTATTTTACATAAGCATGGTTGTCAAAATAAGGGTAGAGAGGCTGAGTTAGAGGCTGACCGATTTGCTTCTGCTTTTCTGATGCCAAGGGGTAGTGTTCTAGCAAAAGTACGTCCCAATGCTAACGCTGCGCTTAAAGATATCCTTGCTCTTAAGAAAAATTGGAATGTATCTGCGATGGCTATGATTAGGCGCCTTTACGATCTGAGTTGTTTAACTGAATGGCAATATCGACAGCTTACAATTAGTGCAACTAAAGAGGGGTATCGCTCATGTGAGCCTGAAGGTTTAGAGCAACGTGAGAAATCTCTTTTACTTGAAAAAGTATTTATATCTTTAAAAGACAAAGGTTATCGTCGTGTAGATATCTGTAATGAGCTATTTCTCCCATTAGATGAAATTTCGAATTTAACATTCAATAATCCATTCTTTAGCTTATCTTTAGTTAGCCAAAACACACAGATTGGAGATCAACCATATAGAGCTAGTCTTTCTTTAGTCAAATAG
- a CDS encoding retron St85 family RNA-directed DNA polymerase codes for MSIISQIAQTLKKPEYVIEDILFIAPMRYKIYYIPKRTHGFRQIAQPSKELKECQRAFLRFCNLPTHNCAMAYREGLSIKENAIAHKNQAYLLKLDFENFFNSITPNIFWHTWELTGAELPTKDNQQWIEKLLFWNLEDKLVLSVGAPSSPSVSNFCVLIFDQMLQDQCQSLGIKYTRYADDLTFSTNEKDILFQIPESVENILSKCFNGNLRLNKGKTIFSSKAHNRHVTGITITNSGKISLGRSKKRYIKHKVHQFSLELLNNHEVMHLKGLMAYARHIEPSFYESLIRKYSKELIERIFEVPNE; via the coding sequence ATGAGTATCATTAGCCAGATAGCACAAACCTTAAAGAAACCTGAGTACGTGATAGAAGATATTCTATTCATCGCTCCAATGAGATATAAAATCTACTATATCCCTAAACGAACTCACGGCTTTAGACAAATAGCCCAACCATCAAAAGAATTAAAAGAATGCCAGAGGGCATTTCTTAGGTTTTGTAACCTCCCCACTCACAATTGCGCTATGGCCTATAGAGAAGGCTTAAGTATCAAAGAAAATGCCATTGCACATAAAAACCAAGCATACTTGCTCAAGCTAGATTTCGAAAACTTCTTCAACAGCATAACTCCTAATATCTTTTGGCACACATGGGAATTAACAGGTGCAGAGCTACCAACTAAAGATAATCAACAATGGATTGAAAAGCTGCTTTTTTGGAATCTAGAAGATAAGCTCGTTTTAAGCGTGGGAGCCCCTAGCTCACCTTCTGTATCCAATTTTTGTGTGCTTATATTCGATCAAATGTTACAAGACCAGTGTCAAAGTTTGGGAATAAAGTACACTCGCTATGCCGATGATTTAACCTTCTCTACCAATGAGAAAGATATACTTTTCCAAATCCCAGAAAGTGTAGAAAATATTTTGTCCAAATGCTTTAACGGAAATTTAAGATTAAATAAAGGTAAAACTATTTTTTCGTCCAAAGCCCATAATCGTCACGTAACCGGAATTACCATTACTAATAGTGGAAAGATATCTTTAGGTCGTAGTAAGAAAAGATATATAAAACATAAAGTTCATCAATTCTCTCTTGAGCTGCTAAATAACCACGAAGTAATGCACTTAAAAGGGTTGATGGCTTATGCTCGTCATATTGAACCAAGTTTTTATGAGTCTCTTATAAGAAAGTACTCAAAAGAACTAATAGAACGTATTTTTGAGGTCCCAAATGAGTAG
- the ptuA gene encoding retron Ec78 anti-phage system effector ATPase PtuA — MSREAKINNEIALLERSFKAGSISSGFKLYEMYDNGVFEKNSDGNIICILDKSPKIAHTYLLDCRQSLNDNEKNNRLHVSRLTLSDFRKFKTLKVKLNKNLTVIIGDNGAGKTTIIDGITKSLSWLSANILKKGGAGLRVTDYDVNIDSMSFAEVTLQTSLNKNSQYSVSLYKTAKGAKEAKKSELEAFEELGGLYRVVDNYNRTNNKSEINLPLIVSYSVNRTNIKSNKTFDLEKITSVKIGSKYDAYENKSIDGTGNFDEFSEWFLALHNLSGEDLSVRLHSAKKRLDALKAVGADKDTSEIFELYTTAKEEYEHLQNDYDSRKSHIKNLHFVKSAILSTVPGFTDIFIEKNPDSGRAELKVTVDGRNINIFQTSQGQHVFISMIADIARKLVALNPNMENPLHGQGIVLIDEIELHLHPKWQQNIVNVLVTTFPNIQFIVTTHSPQVLSTVDKSSIRHFITDENGNVHCPPPRFQTKGVRSADILAEIMGTNSIPDVEEARKVDKFSEFLLDNQKDKATELLKELEQHFGSDHPVIRDCQSKLDVFEMKERINLKRKEG; from the coding sequence ATGAGTAGAGAAGCTAAGATAAACAATGAAATAGCATTACTTGAAAGAAGCTTTAAGGCAGGATCTATTTCATCTGGATTTAAGCTTTATGAGATGTATGACAATGGTGTCTTCGAAAAAAATTCTGATGGCAATATAATTTGCATCCTAGATAAGAGCCCAAAAATAGCTCATACATATTTACTAGATTGTAGACAATCACTTAATGATAATGAAAAAAATAACAGGCTTCATGTATCTCGATTAACTTTATCGGACTTCAGAAAATTCAAAACACTCAAAGTAAAGCTGAATAAAAACCTAACTGTTATTATTGGTGATAATGGTGCAGGTAAAACGACCATTATTGACGGCATAACAAAATCTTTAAGTTGGCTTAGTGCAAACATTCTCAAAAAAGGGGGAGCTGGCCTTCGTGTTACAGATTATGATGTAAATATTGATTCAATGAGCTTTGCTGAAGTTACCTTACAGACAAGCCTAAATAAAAACAGTCAATATTCAGTATCTTTATACAAAACAGCCAAAGGTGCTAAAGAAGCAAAAAAAAGTGAACTAGAGGCGTTCGAAGAATTAGGTGGACTATATAGAGTAGTAGATAATTACAATCGCACAAATAATAAAAGTGAGATTAATCTGCCACTTATTGTTAGCTATTCAGTGAACAGAACCAATATTAAGTCTAATAAAACCTTTGACTTAGAAAAAATCACCTCAGTTAAAATAGGCTCTAAGTATGATGCTTATGAGAATAAATCAATTGATGGCACTGGTAACTTTGATGAATTTTCTGAATGGTTTTTAGCTCTACACAATCTCTCAGGCGAAGATTTAAGCGTTCGCTTACACAGTGCAAAAAAACGACTTGATGCACTGAAAGCTGTAGGAGCGGATAAAGACACTAGTGAGATTTTTGAATTATACACTACCGCTAAAGAAGAGTATGAACATCTCCAAAACGATTATGACAGTCGTAAATCTCACATAAAGAACCTTCACTTTGTAAAAAGCGCAATACTTTCAACAGTACCTGGCTTTACAGACATTTTTATTGAAAAAAACCCTGACTCAGGGAGGGCAGAGCTAAAAGTAACTGTAGACGGGAGGAATATTAATATATTTCAAACTTCACAAGGGCAGCATGTCTTTATATCTATGATTGCAGATATCGCAAGGAAATTAGTTGCGTTAAATCCTAATATGGAGAACCCTTTACATGGCCAAGGAATAGTACTGATCGATGAGATTGAACTTCACTTACATCCTAAGTGGCAACAAAATATAGTCAATGTATTAGTAACCACATTCCCAAACATTCAATTTATAGTTACAACTCATAGCCCACAAGTCCTATCGACTGTCGATAAATCTTCTATTAGGCACTTTATTACAGATGAGAATGGTAATGTCCATTGCCCACCACCTAGGTTTCAAACGAAAGGGGTTAGAAGTGCTGATATCCTCGCTGAAATAATGGGGACAAATTCAATTCCAGATGTAGAGGAAGCTCGTAAAGTTGATAAGTTTTCAGAATTCTTATTAGATAATCAGAAAGATAAAGCAACGGAACTACTTAAAGAGCTTGAACAACATTTTGGTTCCGACCACCCTGTCATTCGAGATTGCCAGAGCAAATTAGACGTATTCGAAATGAAGGAAAGGATTAACCTCAAGAGAAAAGAGGGTTAA
- the ptuB gene encoding retron Ec78 anti-phage system effector HNH endonuclease PtuB, giving the protein MKKLDRNLAEKPIFLNNISHTTHTWKNMTKSRKKSVWKELGKFQNKLCVYCESEAEKGTHTGHIEHFFDKSTHVHLTFDWSNLFGCCASRLHCGHYKDQVLPGGVRRTYNTSLLIKPDTEDPEDYLQFLPSGKIESKNGLDALSEQKASETIKALNLDDSSLERSREQQITRFQSKVTTALNFIDTGDEETIALAMIEYRNIEQEAKSASHRTAIKQAVIWI; this is encoded by the coding sequence GTGAAGAAGTTAGATCGCAATCTGGCGGAAAAGCCCATATTTCTCAATAATATATCTCACACCACACACACTTGGAAGAATATGACCAAATCTAGGAAGAAAAGTGTGTGGAAAGAGCTAGGGAAATTCCAAAATAAGCTCTGCGTTTATTGTGAATCCGAAGCAGAAAAAGGAACTCATACAGGCCATATCGAGCATTTTTTCGACAAAAGCACTCATGTTCATCTAACTTTTGATTGGAGCAACTTATTCGGATGTTGCGCTTCAAGACTTCATTGTGGTCATTACAAAGATCAAGTTCTCCCTGGAGGAGTTAGGCGAACCTATAACACAAGCTTATTAATTAAGCCTGACACTGAAGATCCAGAAGATTACTTACAGTTCTTACCGAGTGGTAAAATTGAGAGCAAAAATGGCTTAGATGCTCTCTCTGAACAAAAAGCGAGTGAAACAATTAAGGCGTTAAACCTTGACGATTCATCATTGGAACGCTCACGAGAGCAGCAGATAACTCGATTTCAATCAAAAGTAACCACAGCTCTAAACTTCATCGACACTGGAGATGAAGAAACTATAGCTTTAGCAATGATTGAATACAGAAATATAGAACAAGAAGCCAAGTCCGCCTCACATAGAACAGCAATAAAACAAGCCGTGATCTGGATATAG